Proteins found in one Hyla sarda isolate aHylSar1 chromosome 7, aHylSar1.hap1, whole genome shotgun sequence genomic segment:
- the PGAP4 gene encoding post-GPI attachment to proteins factor 4 gives MRWSPVVRTPCFHLSALFIFTLFLASTCFHGLLYSPLFLRQRHLQQMSRDFLRENLKDGTDALKHFQQFVPMGPSNNSVPCNHRPMESLKGPGPPLLITIITTRRRPEYHYLLQVARGFLDRLNDCGPECSDFKLLVCNVDPLPNAHDDACLLSHLLPSVARHLSEHVAEAPNRFEQEKQDYVYCLSRSLELYSPQYVMLVEDDAVPLMDIFSAFFHLVQVRFPNEPLGGGLYAKLYHPERLQGYFNPEPMRILEWIGLGGILGLILTWLYTVQFIRSRFHWHLFAAFTLYAMLLAELAGRHYLLELRRVSPALYNVVPTTECCTQAMLFSEASARRTLGYLKELQCKKGYAKDIALYKELWRRKERAWALEPNLVKHVGMFSSLRGSKPGYEPQLL, from the coding sequence ATGCGCTGGTCTCCTGTGGTCAGGACTCCTTGCTTCCATCTTTCAGCCCTCTTCATCTTTACTCTATTTCTGGcttctacttgtttccatggcCTTCTGTATTCTCCCTTGTTTCTACGCCAACGCCACCTCCAGCAAATGAGTCGAGATTTCTTACGGGAGAACCTGAAGGACGGGACAGACGCCTTGAAACACTTCCAGCAGTTTGTTCCAATGGGACCCAGTAACAACTCTGTCCCTTGTAACCACAGACCCATGGAGAGCCTGAAGGGTCCTGGTCCCCCCCTTCTTATCACCATCATCACGACCAGACGCCGGCCTGAGTATCACTACCTCCTACAAGTTGCACGTGGATTTCTGGATCGGCTGAATGACTGTGGCCCAGAATGTTCTGATTTTAAGCTTTTAGTTTGCAATGTGGACCCTTTGCCCAATGCCCACGATGACGCTTGCCTCCTCTCCCACCTCTTGCCATCAGTGGCGCGCCATCTTAGTGAACACGTAGCTGAAGCTCCCAATCGCTTTgagcaggagaagcaggactaTGTGTACTGCCTGTCCCGCTCCCTGGAGCTCTACTCTCCACAATACGTGATGCTGGTGGAGGATGACGCCGTCCCGCTCATGGATATCTTTAGTGCCTTCTTCCATTTGGTGCAAGTTCGTTTCCCTAATGAACCTCTAGGGGGAGGGCTATATGCCAAGTTGTATCATCCTGAACGACTGCAGGGTTATTTCAACCCCGAGCCCATGCGGATCTTGGAGTGGATTGGCCTGGGAGGAATATTAGGTTTGATTCTCACTTGGCTGTACACAGTTCAATTTATTCGTTCGCGGTTTCATTGGCATTTATTTGCGGCCTTCACCCTCTATGCCATGCTGTTGGCAGAACTTGCAGGTCGACATTATCTGTTGGAATTGCGTAGGGTATCGCCTGCTCTTTACAATGTGGTGCCCACTACAGAATGCTGCACACAAGCCATGCTGTTCTCCGAAGCCTCTGCCCGCAGGACTCTGGGATATCTAAAGGAGTTACAATGTAAAAAAGGGTATGCCAAGGATATCGCTCTGTACAAAGAACTCTGGAGAAGGAAGGAGCGGGCATGGGCATTGGAGCCCAACCTGGTGAAACACGTGGGGATGTTCTCTTCTCTCAGAGGGTCGAAGCCAGGATACGAGCCCCAGCTGCTGTGA